One Archangium lipolyticum DNA segment encodes these proteins:
- a CDS encoding TRL-like family protein, translated as MNLLRKLAVIAVLSMGLSGCAGLAFIGTGAPGSSGLYSQTTSKGFINEQTKLGSKSGESCITSILGLVTTGDAGVNETAKKAGINRVTHIDQKLTNIIGVYATYCVVVYGD; from the coding sequence ATGAACCTGCTTCGCAAGCTGGCCGTTATCGCAGTCCTGTCCATGGGTCTGTCGGGTTGCGCGGGTCTCGCCTTCATCGGCACCGGCGCCCCCGGCTCCTCCGGGCTCTACTCGCAGACCACCAGCAAGGGCTTCATCAACGAGCAGACCAAGCTGGGCTCGAAGTCGGGTGAGAGCTGCATCACGTCCATCCTCGGCCTCGTCACCACGGGCGATGCCGGCGTGAACGAGACGGCCAAGAAGGCGGGCATCAACCGCGTCACCCACATCGACCAGAAGCTCACCAACATCATCGGCGTGTACGCCACGTACTGCGTCGTGGTGTACGGCGACTAG